In Candidatus Limnocylindria bacterium, the DNA window ACGACCCGTCGCTGCATTGTCGTGGTCGCGTGCCCGACTTGCAGCGCGGAGTCGATGGTGGTCCTTGAAACGAGCGGCCTGCGGCGCGCGGCGCCACCCATCGATGTCGATGACGTGCTTCGCGCGCACGTTGCGCTCGCGCACGTAGACCGGGTGAGTGACCTCTTCACGTCCTAGACCGCGCACCGGAGCTAGATCGCGAGGCGCAGCTGCGACGGCGCGACGGGCTCGGGCTTTCGGAACGGACGCTCTTCGAATTGGTATCGCAAGCGCACGCGACGCGCGCGCTCCTCGACCACATCGGTGTAGCTGCGCGCGGGGTTGACCCGCTCCGCGAACTGCGCCTCGGTCGCCGGGACGAGGGCGGGGGAGTGCTCCGAGAGGAACGCGAAGTAGTGTGGCTTCACCGCCGGATCGAGCTTCAGCGGACGCGTCGAGAAGAATGTCGCACCGCTCCTCGCCGCCGCGGCTGCCACCGCGTCGAGCGACTCCTCAGAATCGCTGAGGCCTGGCAGGATCGGCGCGGCGAGGACACCCGCGTCGATCCCGGCGGAGACCAGGCGTCGTACCGCCTCGAGTCGCGCTTTCGGCGGAGACGCGTGCGGTTCCGAGATCCGCGCGATCTCCTCAGAAACCGTGCCGACGCTGACGCAGACCTTGACGTCGAGTCGTGACAGCAGATCGACATCGCGGACCACCATCGAGCCCTTCGTGATCACGACAAGCGGCAGGGGCGACGCGACGAGCGCTTCGAGCGTTCGCCGAGTGATGCGGTAGCGGCCCTCGCACTGCTGATAGGGATCTGTGGCGGTCCCGAGTGCGACGGTCTCGCGCTTGCGCAACCGACGCAGCTCTTGCGTGAGCAGCTCGGAGAAGTTGATCTTCACGTCGATCTCGCGGTCGAAGCCGGCGCCGGTGTCGCGGCCGCGACGCGCGTGGTAGTCGCGCGCGTAGCAATAGACGCAGGCCCGCTCACACCCCATGTAAGGGTTGAGGCTCCACGCGAAAGGCATTCCCTGAACGCGCGTCAGCGCGCTCTTCACCGTGACCTCTCGATACAGGACGCCGCTCCCCATGGTCGTGGCGATGATAGAACATGCGTTCTAACAACAGAAAGGCTCAGATTGGGGACCACCCGCGCCTCAAGGAGACGAACGATCGCGCCCACGAAGAAGCCCGCGGCACGCGCCGGACTGGCCGAGTACAAGCGCAAGCGTGACTTCTCGCGCACGCCCGAGCCCGCGCCGCGCCCTGCGCGCTCGGCGACCCGTCGCAGCTTCGTCATCCAGAAGCATCGCGCGACGGCCCTCCACTACGACTTCAGGCTCGAGATCGGCGACGCGATGCCGTCGTGGGCAGTGCCAAAGGGTCCTTCGCTCGATCCAAGCCAGAAACGACTCGCGATGCAGGTCGAGGATCACCCGCTCGAGTACGCGGGCTTCGAAGGCGTCATCCCCGCGGGCGAGTACGGCGGCGGCACGGTGATGATCTGGGACGAGGGGACGTACGAGATGCTCGACGACGTCGATCCCGCCGTCGCGCTCAAGAAGGGCGAACTGCGATTCACGCTGAACGGCCGCAAGCTCAAGGGACGCTGGACCCTCGTTCGCACCGGGCCGCGGAAGTGGCTGCTGATCAAAGGGCGCGACGCGGAGGCGGACACGACCGACGTCACGGTCGCACAGCCGCGCTCGGTACGAACGAATCGCCTCCTTGCCGAGATCGCTCGCGATGAGGGAGGCGACGTCGATAAGGCGGCGACCGGCGACCCCGCCGTGAGTAAGACGTCCGGATCCGCGAAGCGTTGAGGGCACCGATCGCGCCGATGCTCGCCTCGCTCTCGAAGGAGGTGGTGAGCGGCCCGGACTGGGTCTACGAGGAGAAGTACGACGGGATCCGGGCCGTCGCGTACCGCGATGGCGATCGCGTGCGTCTTCTGTCGCGCACCGGTCAGGACCTGACCGCGGGTTTCCCGGCGATCGTCGACGCCATTCGCGATCTGCCGGATCCTGACACTGTGCTCGACGGCGAGCTCGTCGTCTTCGATCCGAGCGGCGTCTCGCGGTTCCAGCTGCTTCAGCGTCGCGGCATCGAGCGTGGCACGCGGACGGTCTACGCGGTCTTCGACTGCCTCCGTTCAGAAGGACACGATCTCCTCCGCCGGCCGCTTGATGAGCGACGCGCGCGACTCCTCAAGCTGATCCCGCGACGGTCGGGCGCGCTCATGCCGTCGCGGCGGCTGCCGCGTGACGGCGAGCGAGCGCTGGCGACCGCGCGCGAGAAAGGGTGGGAGGGCGTGATCGCGAAGATCGCGTCGTCGCCCTACGAGCCGGGGGTGCGCTCGCGGGCGTGGCTCAAGATCAAGGTGCGCGGTGAATCGGAGTTCGTCATCGGCGGATACACGCCGCCGCAGGGATCGCGCACGGAGTTCGGCGCGCTGCTCGTCGGCCTCTATGACGGCGGCAGGCTGCGCTACACCGGGAAGGTGGGGACCGGGTACACGCAGGACACGCTTCGCGACCTCGGGGCGAAGCTCATGGATCTGCGGACAGACGCGCCAGCGTTCGAGCCGACACCGCGCGTCTCCGGTGCGATCTGGGTGAAGCCGCGACTCGTCGCGCAGCTCGCATACGCGGAGTGGACGGCCGACGGAAGGCTGCGGCAGCCGGCGTTCCTGGGACTCCGCACCGACAAGAAACCAGAGGAGTGCACGTGGGCACGACGCGAGTGAACGACGGCGAGACGATCGGCGGGGTGGTGATCTCGAACGTCAACAAGGTGTGGTGGCCCGATGAGGGCATCACCAAGGGCGACATCGCGCGTTTCTACCACGCGATCTCGCCCCTGCTGCTTCCATGGATGCAGGGTCGCCCCCTCACGGCGGAACGCTGCCCCGACGGGATGCTCGGTGGCTGCTTTTACCGGAAGAACTTCCCCGAGGGCAACATCCCTGTCGGTGCGCCGCGGCTCCGGCTGCGTGCCGAGAGCACCGGCAAGGACGTGAACTACGTTGTCGGAGGCAACCTCGAGGCGCTCCTCGGCCTCGTCAGGGTGGGATGTATCGCCATGCACATCATGAACTCGCGCGTCGGCTCGATGCGTGATGCGGATTGGCTCGCGTTCGACCTCGATCCCAGCAGTGGCGAGTTCGCCGACACCATCCGCCCGGGCAGGGCATTGAAGGCGATCCTCGATGAGCATGGCCTGGTGTCGTTCCCGAAGACGTCGGGCAGCCGAGGGCTGCACGTGTTCGTACCGCTCCGCGCGGGGCATTCACAGGAGAACGTGACGGCCTTCGCGGTCCGCGTAGGCGAAGAGCTCGCGCGCCGCGAGCCTGAGCTCGTCACGATGGAGTTCAGCAAGAAGGCGCGGGGCACGCGCGTGTACGCCGATCCCTTCCGCAACGCGTACCTGCAGACCATCGTCACGCCGTATTCGGTGCGGCGTCGCCCGGGCGCCACGGTCTCGATGCCACTCGCGTGGGACGAAGTCACGGCGCGGCTCGATCCGCGCCGCTTCGCCATCCGAACGCTCGAGAAGCACATGGCGCGCGACGATCCCTGGGCCGACTTCAAGAAGAAGGCGCAGCGGCTGCCCAGCTAGCGAGCGAGTGGCACGGCGTATGCCCCTCACCGAGGTATGGACAACCGAGAACGTAGCGATCATCGCGTCGCCGTCGGACAGAAATTGCCACAGCGCGGCTTCAGCCACTGGTTCTCGCGCGTCGCGTCAAAGATCGCAGCGTTCACGGGTCGGCCGCGGGCGTTCCTGACCGCGATGCTGGTGATCGTGGTGTGGGCCATCACCGGACCCATCTTTGGCTTCTCAGACACCTGGCAGCTCGTGATAAACACCGGGACGACCGTCGTGACCTTCCTCATGGTCTTCCTTATCCAGAACACGCAGAACCGCGATGCGCGCGCGATCCACCTCAAGCTCGACGAGCTTCTGCGCGCTGTTCCAGGCGCGCGCAAGGAATTCATGGAGGCTGAGGAAGAGGATCTCGACGAGATCGAGCGCGAGAAGGCGATCGTGGACGAGGACGACCCCGCGCCGCCGGAAGGCCGCGCGCACGGTCACGCCATTCGCTAGCGCCAGGGCGGCAGCGGCAGGGCCCAGCCGCGGATGATGACCGCTCAGCGTGCGAGCTGTGAGTGGTCGGCGCTCCCGATCGGGTGCGGGACGAAGCGAGCGTCATCGCGCTCGTCGATGTGGTCTCTGATCAGCTGCTCGAGGAACACACCGCCTGTCGGGATCCAGTGATGGTCGGCGTCGGATGCGAACCCATCGCAGTAGCCGAAGGTGCCGTGATGCATGACGATCCCACCGACCCCGTCACGTGACCTTGTTGCGAGGTGAGTGGCGTTGCAGCACTCGAAGTGAATCACCGTCGACATGACGCGCCTCCCCACTGACGACGCCTGCGACACCGTGGTGTCGTTCCCCTGAGCTCAGGATACGAACGCATCACGACAGTTCAAGAGGAAAGTGAGGCGCTCGCGTGTGTACCGCGCGACCAAGCGAGCAGACCCGGCTAGGCGAACACCGAAAGCGCCGCCCTTCGGCACACGAACTCCGCGGGCAGGCCGCCCGCGAGGACCCCATCCGCGTGCACGGCGACGGGGTCGTCCGAGGCGATCGCGATGCGCGTTCCCCGGTACTGAACGGGCCGTACGGGGAGCTTGCCGCCGCGCCACACGGCGAAGAGCGATGCCATGAGCGCCCAACGACCGATGCGCGGGAAGACCGCGACATCGAGCAGGCCGTCGGTCATCGAGACTCGCGGCAAGAGCTCGAGCGACCAGCCGTAGTAGGGACTG includes these proteins:
- the ligD gene encoding non-homologous end-joining DNA ligase, giving the protein MRAPIAPMLASLSKEVVSGPDWVYEEKYDGIRAVAYRDGDRVRLLSRTGQDLTAGFPAIVDAIRDLPDPDTVLDGELVVFDPSGVSRFQLLQRRGIERGTRTVYAVFDCLRSEGHDLLRRPLDERRARLLKLIPRRSGALMPSRRLPRDGERALATAREKGWEGVIAKIASSPYEPGVRSRAWLKIKVRGESEFVIGGYTPPQGSRTEFGALLVGLYDGGRLRYTGKVGTGYTQDTLRDLGAKLMDLRTDAPAFEPTPRVSGAIWVKPRLVAQLAYAEWTADGRLRQPAFLGLRTDKKPEECTWARRE
- the ligD gene encoding non-homologous end-joining DNA ligase, which encodes MGTTRVNDGETIGGVVISNVNKVWWPDEGITKGDIARFYHAISPLLLPWMQGRPLTAERCPDGMLGGCFYRKNFPEGNIPVGAPRLRLRAESTGKDVNYVVGGNLEALLGLVRVGCIAMHIMNSRVGSMRDADWLAFDLDPSSGEFADTIRPGRALKAILDEHGLVSFPKTSGSRGLHVFVPLRAGHSQENVTAFAVRVGEELARREPELVTMEFSKKARGTRVYADPFRNAYLQTIVTPYSVRRRPGATVSMPLAWDEVTARLDPRRFAIRTLEKHMARDDPWADFKKKAQRLPS
- a CDS encoding DNA polymerase ligase N-terminal domain-containing protein; amino-acid sequence: MGTTRASRRRTIAPTKKPAARAGLAEYKRKRDFSRTPEPAPRPARSATRRSFVIQKHRATALHYDFRLEIGDAMPSWAVPKGPSLDPSQKRLAMQVEDHPLEYAGFEGVIPAGEYGGGTVMIWDEGTYEMLDDVDPAVALKKGELRFTLNGRKLKGRWTLVRTGPRKWLLIKGRDAEADTTDVTVAQPRSVRTNRLLAEIARDEGGDVDKAATGDPAVSKTSGSAKR
- a CDS encoding low affinity iron permease family protein; translated protein: MPQRGFSHWFSRVASKIAAFTGRPRAFLTAMLVIVVWAITGPIFGFSDTWQLVINTGTTVVTFLMVFLIQNTQNRDARAIHLKLDELLRAVPGARKEFMEAEEEDLDEIEREKAIVDEDDPAPPEGRAHGHAIR
- a CDS encoding radical SAM protein; translated protein: MGSGVLYREVTVKSALTRVQGMPFAWSLNPYMGCERACVYCYARDYHARRGRDTGAGFDREIDVKINFSELLTQELRRLRKRETVALGTATDPYQQCEGRYRITRRTLEALVASPLPLVVITKGSMVVRDVDLLSRLDVKVCVSVGTVSEEIARISEPHASPPKARLEAVRRLVSAGIDAGVLAAPILPGLSDSEESLDAVAAAAARSGATFFSTRPLKLDPAVKPHYFAFLSEHSPALVPATEAQFAERVNPARSYTDVVEERARRVRLRYQFEERPFRKPEPVAPSQLRLAI